The Nitrospira sp. sequence TTGATGCAATCTTCTCCGGCCATCGACAGGGTCACATGCGGATCGGCGTGGGTGCCGTCCTTCACGACACAGGTGCCGTTGTGCACCAGCAGTTGATACTGGCCGCCTTGAGTCCCTTGCAGATCGAACTGGTACACCGCTTCGACATCTTCCGCTGCATCCTTATCCAATTTTGACGGAAGAGCATCGAGCACTTCTCTGATGGTCTTGGCTTTCATGAATAGACGTAGTCCCTCAATAATAATGAAAGCTTTCGGGGGCGCACTATCGCGCCCCCGAAGCAATCTTCATGTGGTTGAAACCCTCTAGTACCGGAGAGTCGCTGTCGCGACACTGCGCCGGGCGCCGAAGAACTCCCTCGAAAAGGACTCGACGACCGCGGGATCATAGCCCTTGCAGCTGAAAATGTCGAGGTAGGCGTGATTGGTTTCGTTGGCGAAATGACCACTGATCAATGAGGTCGAGATCAACTGCACCATGGAGTACCCAGCCACAGGGCCTTCGCCGAAATCGACGACCTGACATTCACCGAAGCGCTTCATATCGATGAGCTCACACAACTCAACGACGTAGCGCTTGATATAGGCTGCGTCACGGATAAGATCGGGATTGCAATCGTGGAGGTCAACTGCCGTGCAGAGTCCCCATGCCTTGCCGCTTCCCACCATGTCTTGGACAGGTCGAGCAGCAGCCGCAGGGGCGTTGGTCGGTAAGATCGTGGACTCGGAACTAGCCGAGGTACTCATAGAGGGTTGTTCCCTTTCTGTAAGAGGGTTGAGCAGACAGGAACTGTCATGCGTGAACTATACCATGATTTTTTCGCCGCGCACGTGAACGTCAAGAAAATTTCGGCTCTATTGGCGAGACCCTCGTCAATCGGTTGACAA is a genomic window containing:
- a CDS encoding SCP2 sterol-binding domain-containing protein — protein: MKAKTIREVLDALPSKLDKDAAEDVEAVYQFDLQGTQGGQYQLLVHNGTCVVKDGTHADPHVTLSMAGEDCIKILNGQMSGMAMAMSGRLQITGDIGLAMQLKSLFPNAVES
- a CDS encoding S-adenosylmethionine decarboxylase — its product is MSTSASSESTILPTNAPAAAARPVQDMVGSGKAWGLCTAVDLHDCNPDLIRDAAYIKRYVVELCELIDMKRFGECQVVDFGEGPVAGYSMVQLISTSLISGHFANETNHAYLDIFSCKGYDPAVVESFSREFFGARRSVATATLRY